The Salvia miltiorrhiza cultivar Shanhuang (shh) chromosome 1, IMPLAD_Smil_shh, whole genome shotgun sequence genome has a window encoding:
- the LOC130988159 gene encoding uncharacterized protein LOC130988159: protein MASEGKVSYASLSNMEKENTKFSYVDDYDDTPWPPQEGQNAEVLNQKVSYPYPLDSEDFMDGGYDSGEDQYPPVSRNGPPEVNLKNVMSGIFAILTGRNKDHSTLRNLPQLPSSNVSFLGSPKDGETVLHASVYIPSAPPLLEHNSFNYNAYKDVLEAEPPEWLPDSATTACMQCNAPFTALTRGRHHCRFCGGIFCRVCSKGRCLLPAKFRERNPQRVCDTCYDRLDPLQAVLINTISNASQIAKHDVMDWTCSRGWLNLPVGLSMEHEIYKSTITLRSFSQVARLNPEKSIPAAILKGARGLAILTVAKAGVLLSYKLGTGLVVARRSDGSWSAPSAILSAGLGWGAQVGGELMDFILVLHNTKAVKTFCSRMHFSLGAGCSAAAGPIGRVVEADLRAGDKGSGMCYTYSCSKGAFVGVSLEGNIVATRMDTNLQFYGDPYLTTADILLGAVDRPKAAEPLYAALRDLYSKL from the exons ATGGCCTCAGAAGGGAAAGTTTCATATGCGTCCCTGTCTAATATGGAAAAGGAGAATACCAAGTTTTCTTATGTAGATGATTATGATGACACTCCTTGGCCACCACAAGAAGGCCAGAATGCGGAGGTGTTGAATCAGAAAGTGTCATATCCATATCCTCTCGATTCTGAAGATTTTATGGATGGAGGGTATGACTCGGGCGAGGATCAGTACCCACCTGTATCAAGAAATGGCCCACCTGAGGTGAACTTGAAAAATGTTATGAGTGGGATATTTGCCATTCTTACTGGACGAAATAAAGATCATTCTACCCTAAGAAATCTCCCTCAGTTGCCAAGTTCTAATGTATCATTCCTTGGATCTCCAAAGGATGGAGAAACAGTCTTGCATGCTTCAGTTTACATTCCGAGTGCTCCCCCACTTCTTGAgcataattcttttaattataatGCTTACAAAGATGTCCTGGAAGCTGAACCACCAGAATGGCTTCCAGATAGTGCGACAACAGCTTGCATGCAATGCAATGCTCCCTTTACAGCTTTGACCCGTGGTAGACACCATTGTCGCTTTTGTGGAGGAATTTTTTGTAGGGTGTGCTCAAAAGGAAGGTGTTTATTACCTGCTAAGTTTAGGGAAAGGAATCCACAGAGGGTGTGTGACACTTGCTATGATAGGCTTGATCCATTGCAAGCTGTATTGATCAATACCATCAGCAATGCTTCCCAGATTGCAAAGCATGATGTGATGGATTGGACTTGCTCAAGAGGGTGGTTGAATCTTCCGGTGGGTTTGTCCATGGAGCATGAAATATACAAGTCGACCATTACGCTGAGGAGCTTTTCGCAG GTAGCTAGGTTGAACCCTGAGAAGTCCATCCCTGCAGCTATTTTGAAAGGAGCAAGAGGTTTGGCAATCTTGACGGTTGCTAAAGCTGGTGTGTTACTTTCTTATAAACTAGGGACTGGCTTGGTAGTTGCCCGACGATCAGATGGGTCATGGTCGGCACCATCTGCCATTCTCTCTGCTGGTTTGGGATGGGGAGCACAG GTCGGGGGTGAGCTCATGGATTTCATACTTGTGCTTCATAACACCAAAGCTGTGAAAACATTTTGCAGTCGCATGCATTTTTCTCTTGGTGCTGGTTGCAGTGCTGCTGCTGGACCAATTGGGAGAGTTGTTGAGGCAGATCTGCGAGCTGGAGATAAAGGCTCCGGCATGTGCTATACTTACAGCTGTAGTAAAG GTGCATTTGTCGGAGTCTCGCTCGAAGGAAACATTGTTGCAACAAGAATGGACACGAATCTTCAATTCTACGGTGATCCATACCTAACTACAGCTGATATCCTTCTTGGAGCTGTGGATAGGCCAAAGGCTGCTGAACCATTGTATGCTGCTCTCAGAGACCTTTACTCTAAATTGTGA